In Lepidochelys kempii isolate rLepKem1 chromosome 8, rLepKem1.hap2, whole genome shotgun sequence, a single genomic region encodes these proteins:
- the C8H5orf24 gene encoding UPF0461 protein C5orf24 homolog isoform X2: MMHPVASSNTAFCGTGKSSCLNEDNVRSTDQFDLYSTQQSKYSHTVSHKPIACQRQDTLNETHLQATSVRNIETKDELKKKKNLNRSGKRGRPSGTTKSAGYRTSTGRPLGTTKAAGFKTSPGRPLGTTKAAGYKVSPGRPPGKKQQAFRCSSDA, translated from the exons ATGATGCATCCTGTTGCCAGCAGTAATACAGCTTTCTGTGGGACTGGCAAGAGTTCTTGCCTTAACGAAGACAATGTGAGATCCACTGATCAGTTTGACTTATATTCTACACAGCAAAGCAAATACAGCCACACAGTCAGCCACAAACCAATTGCATGCCAGAGACAAGACACGTTAAATGAAACACACTTGCAGGCCACCAGTGTCAGGAATATAGAGACAAAAGATGaactaaagaaaaagaaaaacctcaaCCGTTCTGGTAAACGTGGAAGGCCATCGGGGACCACAAAATCAGCGGGGTACCGAACCAGCACAGGTCGACCTCTTGGGACCACCAAAGCAGCTGGATTTAAAACAAGTCCAGGCAGACCCTTGGGTACAACTAAAGCTGCAGGATACAAAGTCAGCCCAGGCAGACCTCCAG GAAAAAAGCAGCAAGCCTTCAGGTGTTCCAGTGATGCCTAA
- the C8H5orf24 gene encoding UPF0461 protein C5orf24 homolog isoform X1 has protein sequence MMHPVASSNTAFCGTGKSSCLNEDNVRSTDQFDLYSTQQSKYSHTVSHKPIACQRQDTLNETHLQATSVRNIETKDELKKKKNLNRSGKRGRPSGTTKSAGYRTSTGRPLGTTKAAGFKTSPGRPLGTTKAAGYKVSPGRPPGSIKALSRLANLSYTCGSAAFPYPMVHNRGVHAAGETSSKVKQSNE, from the coding sequence ATGATGCATCCTGTTGCCAGCAGTAATACAGCTTTCTGTGGGACTGGCAAGAGTTCTTGCCTTAACGAAGACAATGTGAGATCCACTGATCAGTTTGACTTATATTCTACACAGCAAAGCAAATACAGCCACACAGTCAGCCACAAACCAATTGCATGCCAGAGACAAGACACGTTAAATGAAACACACTTGCAGGCCACCAGTGTCAGGAATATAGAGACAAAAGATGaactaaagaaaaagaaaaacctcaaCCGTTCTGGTAAACGTGGAAGGCCATCGGGGACCACAAAATCAGCGGGGTACCGAACCAGCACAGGTCGACCTCTTGGGACCACCAAAGCAGCTGGATTTAAAACAAGTCCAGGCAGACCCTTGGGTACAACTAAAGCTGCAGGATACAAAGTCAGCCCAGGCAGACCTCCAGGTAGCATTAAAGCTCTATCACGGCTTGCAAATCTAAGTTATACTTGTGGCAGTGCAGCTTTTCCCTATCCTATGGTGCATAACAGAGGAGTACATGCTGCTGGTGAAACTAGTAGCAAAGTCAAACAATCCAATGAGTGA